Genomic DNA from Maylandia zebra isolate NMK-2024a linkage group LG17, Mzebra_GT3a, whole genome shotgun sequence:
CCCCGACCAACTATAgtgataacaaacacacacagagtacaACACACCAAAGACAGATTAGTGCACACCGACATTAAGACagactgaacatttaacaaagAGGAGACATAAAGTTGGCCTACATTACGAAAAAATGCTAATATGTGAGTGAGAAGTGACAAAATTACACCGTGTACGTCATGTATTCAATATATTCACAATATTTTCAGCACCTCATTTAAATGCTCGACAAAGTCCCTTCAGATCATTTGGTTCTTGTGAGAAAGTCTTTATGTTATAGCCACTGCTAATGGAGACTCTGCTTAAATTCCTTTTACCAACAGCGGTGAGCATCACAGAGACTGCACGGTTGGTCATCTCATCTTTTGCTTTTTGCAGTCTTTATAATTATGGCAGTGAAATCCTGGCTTCATGTCTTTATTCTCAGTCCCCTGGTGCCCAATTAAAACTAAGCTGTATGTAAAGTGGTGGACTTGTCAGTCTTACAAACACCACTGGAAACAATAAGTGGAAATTTGTTTAGTTCTAGGTTGACCTCAAGTTAATTTAAACGTGGTTTGCAGCTACAGTAAGACAGTTTGGTTAGCTGGTAGAAAagtgcaaaacaataaaaagaggaaaaaaaaaaatatcctcGGGCTCTGCAATACTAAAAAGCCCATCTTAGACTACATTGAATAGGCAGAAGGACCAAACTCATATAATGATGACAGAAAGAATCGGATGAGATGAAAAGACGTGTCCATTTAGAGGATCCTGACCTGCCAGGGTACATTCAGTAAtaggagttttttttcttttaattcaacAAAGGGCAGCATTCCACTCACAaaagctaaaagcagtttctcatttCTGATAACAACTGGGCTTGTATAAAGCACTGTATGCTCAGGGAGAAGGCAGTAGAAATGCATCCTGCTTCTTCACCAACCATCTGAACTGGGTGTATATATTACTTACCTGCAGACAGGCCACTCCTATCCCCACTGCACCGATAACCAACAGGTGATCTGCAAGGAACTTTTCCAGCTTAGTGATGCAGCCACCCTACAGAGTTAAAGTTTACACCAGATTATTAGTTAGACAAGAAAGCTTTGTCTGCATTTCTGCATAGCTATAGTTTAAACTGCTTCAGCAAGCAACAAGACATCCTTCAGAAGTTGTGTATTTTTACTGAATCTGGGATGTACTTGATTATTTAAGTACATTTTCAGTCCCTCTTTACTCCCTCAGGTGTATTTACAGGGCTCAAAACACTCAcggtaaaaatgaataaataaaccatCCCAAACCTACAAGTGAACATAGATACAGTCATCATCCACAaaccattttatttaaattctcaGGATATGTCTTCATGCTTATGTCTTTGCACATGATGCAGGTAGCACATTGTGAAGGATAAGAAGAAACTGAGTGATTTGACACGAGAAGGCAGAAGAGCCTCTCCTGTGCAGCGTGGATAAGCATTCAAAACCTcatcttttattcatttttcttaGAGCTCATTCTATCAGAAGAAAGTTTGCTGGCATGTTTTGTGAGTCACTCAGGGCTGCACAGAGCTGCACTGCCTGGCACTGTTGCCTCAACGCAAGAAGGTTCCTGGTTCAAATCTCTTACTCAGCTCGGGCATTTCTGTGCATGTTTAGCCTGTGACTTTCCTCTGGGTGCCACAGCTTCCTCCCAAAAACAATTGGGAGGTTAGCAAAAATAATGCCCACAGATCTGACGGCATGAACTGAGGTTTATCTCTGCCTTTTGCCCCTATGTCAACCTTGCAACCCAGCAGCAGTTAGGAAAGTAGATGGATGCTTTTCATTTCAGGAAATGAAATATCAGCCTCAGATATTTGAAAATGGTTTGGCTACAACAGACCAGAAGTGAATAAAATACCAGTTTAATTTCTTCAAATATGGCAtgaaccagaaaaaaaaacaaaaaacaaaaaacaaaacaatggacTGTGAAGATGAGCAATCACCCTGAACAACTCGATAACACCGATTTCCTTTGATTACTGCCTACACATAGTTATTAGTATACTCAGTGCTTCCAtctcttttttctgtctttaggCTATCATCACTCATCTTTGATTGCAAAAGCACTCAGTTGATATTTATAACTCAAATCAGGGATATAGCCAGGTTGCAACACATTTCACAAAACTGTACAAAAGATTATTGTAAGATATAGAACCTACAGGAGGAACTACAACACATTCTGTGTTGTAGCTGCGCAACAGGCAGGCTGAATAAGCCTGCTGTCATTTTGCCAGAAGCATTTATTGCACTGACCTCCACTTTGTAGATGTTGGAGGGGTGGTCCCTCTTTCCACAGTGAGGTGTGATGGTCTTACAGCAGCTGTCAGGTACCGCCCTGCCTTCTGCTTGCCCTGACACAAGGTACTTGCTCACAGTCCAATCATGAGAATTGTTGCTGCCACAGCATTTGAACTGGAGAGGCAGAAAAAGGAAAGCCCAGACTTTAGTTCCACAGTGTGAGGCCATATCCCTCATTCTGATTAAAATATGGTTTCATGTATCATCTAGTGTAAACAAATTCCTAACATCAAGccactatataaatatattttcacaGCAGTAATTTTCCTCTCAGGGACTACTTTCGCTCCGGCTGTTCCACTTGTCATCTTTGGAACAATGCTCTGTCTAAACCCAGATAGAATACACAGAGTGATGAGCCATTTCTTCTTCTACTCCACGTCAGCATAATTTTCAGCTTCATATATCAAATTAATTTATAACAAGTACAAGTATACTTAACCGCGCATGCTGAAGAGGGTGAAATACAATCTTACAGAAACTTGACACCAGAGgagtttgtaaatatatttCATACATCCTGTTGTAGATTGTCAACCGCAAATGTGACTGCCTCCTTTCCTGGCTGAGCGTAGTTCTCTGTCATAGTGTGGTTGAGATGCTGCTTCAGCTCCTCACTCAGCTGGAAATGAGgaacaaagagagagacagcaggCATACACAGTGAGAAACAGTGTGTTTGAAACAGAGAAGGTGGGAAGGCTGGAGGGGTGGGTTGGAGGGGATCATTTTGGggtaaaaacaaatgtttttgtggTAACCCCCCCACGGGCTGCTTAATTTACGATTGCGCGTGCGATGTCTACAAAGAAGGGCATTGAAAAAAGTGATACGTAGGTGCAAATAGTGTGGAGGTGAGGGAGAGGATAAGGGGATGATAGATTGGTAGCATTGGGGAGTGCTGTGATGCAGAATACAGATAAACAAGACACTAAAAAAATTGACTAGGAATACAGCCTTTGATGTCTGGATATAttttctcacactcacacagggTGCAGGAAACAATGCAAATCTTTATCTTTAAAGTGATTCTATCCCGTACTGAACCCTCTTCCATCACAATAAATCTGCCCAAAGATTACAAGATGCCCTATGCAGCCCTCACTGACTGAAGCTGACTGACAGCCAGATGTTTGGGCGATAACTAAATGCCAAGAATATCTAATGTGTTAGATACACTTCAGAGAGTCATGTCATCAGAGGAGGATCACTGAGGATGCTGCTTTAGAAAGCCTTTATTCCTGCTTGGTTCCACGCTCTTACTCGAATGTTCCCTTCTGATTTTTACAATACTGATGTcactgtattttcttttatgataattgtttttaatgaatAATTTATCAATTATTTATAACTTATTAGATTATTAGTCTCTTGATTCACAAAAAGCACAGCTGAATTCATTCTTAAATAATAGGTAGCCGTCATCTACAGTAATCTAACATCACCCTGTTGATCCTGTAACTGCAATATATAAATGAATTAAAGGATCATCACTGCAGCTGACGTCTGAGCTGATATAAGTGAAAAGACCTAAACAAACCATTTTGACCCTCTTTCACAAAATTTACCCAAGTAGTTTAACCAACTTAACCAGGTTTTGTTGCCTAAAGACTGAAAATTACTTCTTacttctttctttgcttgtttttttaagtcttcTTTGACACTCTGCTACATTTCCAtgctttagttttattaaaTGCTGCAAAGGGTCATTTTAGACCGCTAGTAGGTTGCCATCAAGCAATATAATGACTTTATAATGTATAATGCATTATTACAGTTTTGTGGATGTAATCATCATGAAAGATTTTGTgaatataaatgaaataatgaTAACAAATCATCAAATAATAATGACTACATAATAATATCCAATGCAGATGAGATGCACCCATGTGCAAATTCTGGCCGTTTAACTCCATGTAGGTGTAGGAAGAGTCagcaaataaacagattttGTGAATTACAGTTTAATTCACCATGATCTCTTGCCTATGAGCCTTTGTTTTTTGGCTTTTACTACTAATTTTTCCCCTATGTTACCTTTCCCAGTCACAAGTTGTCACAACAGCCTGACTTCTAATCTGTAATTTTTGCTTCAGCGCAGGTCAATCTAATACTAGCAGCAGCATAACTGCACACTAACAAAATGCAGCTTAGTCAAAGGTGAGCCTGAAAGATGTTTCAAATGCCAAGCAAGtgctcaaaaaagaaaaaagaaagatatgttctgtttatttttagccTCTGCCCCGTTTCCTCACTGACATCTTGACATCTGAATGTTCAAACTTTTCTTGCAGAACTTTATCTGCTTTGCAAACCGCCTGCTCTTTGATATATAccaagaaggggaaaaaaaaaatcataatatgTATAACTCAAACCCAAAACATGATTATGATTAACATCCAGTAAATCACAAACGATTCCTATATCCAGTAGTCTCTCTGCTATCCCATCTGTAGTGTATTAATATGAGAAACGCCCCAGCACACTAGTTTGATGATGATCATCTGGAtagaagttttttttaacctcattTTCCCACGTGCCTGCAGGCATAGATTAGCTGCTGCAGTTATTTCAACAAGGATAAACTGCAGCTTGGGTCATCACTGCACAACGTCACTCAGCTAAACCAGTAAAAAGTGACCACTTACCCTCTGGTAGTATACATAAGCTAGTACTCCGGCCACAAGTTCGATCAAGAAGATAAACAGGAGGCAGATGAAATACTGTGGATGAGAGAcaggacagaaagagagagcaaaaaAGAATTTCAGTAAATTTGACTGAACACTCATTAGCTCAGTAGTCGCCTGAAGTATCTGGTTGCTAACTCAAGTTGCTCACGCTTGTGATGGCTCAATATAAACTTTCATCAACTGTCACCGCACTGCATCTGTCACTTCAAACGCAGATGGCAGTCCTGCATGAAATGAGACAACCAGAAAGCAATTTGACAAGCTGCAGAAACCCATTTCTCCTGGGCATCTTTACAGAGCTCCCCACATTACTAGAATAAAGTTTCACTATTTATCATAACTGATGTCTGAAATTatcttagaaaaaacaaaacagtattaGCACAGTATTCGAGCGTCATCCTcaaatattattatttgatgttaGCGTTTGCTTAGTATTTGAGCGCTACTCTCAAATACTGTGTTTAGTTTTCCTCTGCAAGAATGAAAAAGAATCAGACATGAGATGGGTGCtgaggcaaaaaataaaaatgagaataacagaGGCTTTAACTGTAAGCGTCATTCTTAATGGCAAGCACTGTTGTATGTACTGTTATGCAAACAGTGTGACGAACTGATTGCCCACACAGAGAGTACTTTGATAGACTGCTGCAAAATGAGCAGATCAAAACTCCAGCTTTCCCACACTTAAATAACCCAACTTTTTTATTGTTCATCAGATGGTTTGTACACCCATCAAAACATGGCTCATTCCACATAATTCAAGTCCATATACAAACAGACACATAAACACGCACCTAACAGGGACCAGCTGTCACAGAGCGGGGAAAACAACAGCGTAACTCAGAACCATTATGGAGACACAGATGCTATTGCACAACCTGCTAGATGCACCAAACAAAGTGATTGAAAACTATTGGTAACAAACAGCTGTAAGGAAGAAATATttaacacacgcacaaacagatgttcttttttgttttgcagctatCGCAGTAATGATGCTGAGCAGAAACCCAGCCTGCTCTGCGTCTCTCTTGGTTACAAGATTGCGAAAAAAGCACTTCAGTCTCTGTGTGCCTGCTACCCACACAAAATGCCAACTTCACACTTCTCTATGCACACAACACTTACTGTACATGCTAGCATCACTCATTATTCTTCCCAAACAAATCTATaaatagcacaaaaaaaaaaaacagttgaacCAAACTGCACCGCAGATTCCGTTTCCTCCGCGCATCTACCTCTTCACTCCTGCAAGGCCCTTTCTCTCTCCATCCATCACCAGTAGATAGACAAACCTATAAATAGCCCTGCGGCAGAGAACGTTCACCTCCCGCCTCCTTCTCTCCCACTGGGTCCTGTCTCTGTAAAATAATGAGGACAGCGAGGGCCCCGTCAGAGTCATTCGTCAACATCTAGCGATAGACTTTAGACCAGGCTTAGCATGGATGAGCGCCATCGCATGTTGCCACATTTGTGTACATGTGGGCGAGCATCTAGCTTCTCACAGTGGACAATCTAGAACCACGGACCAGTAGACTATCAGGGCTGTTATTACATAACTTATTATTTATCTTCTGCAGTGTTTCCCCATTCAGTTACATTCTATTTATGCCAGCGTGGGACTGCTGTGCTCAACGAGGAGGCAAGCACACCCATGCTTTCTTAAGTGAATTATTCTATTCTCGTTCACCAGACAGAGTCCGAATCAGTCGTCTTGGACTGTAAGAGTGTTTTCCATCTCTGCAACCTTGGCGTAATGACATATAAAGCCACAACACAAGAGACTGTTAAGCTTCTGAATAATGACCAGggatgccaaaaaaaaaatggcCCAAACTGCCTACAAGAAAGGAAAACGTGATGGGAAATGCAAGGGCTAGCTGGCTAAGTGGAAGTGACCTTTCAACATAAAAAAGTGGATTCTCCACTAGCAAATATCGACTCGCCGTCTTGGATGGATGGCAAATTAAGACAAAAATGCTCAAACTCTACATTAATAAGTAttattaaacagattttttaGGTTTTCCAGATGCAATGTTCTTTGGTAAAATCACAGCAAAATTACTGTCCATGTACACTTTCACGCCCTGCATTGACCATCTGCACTTTGACCTCCCATATTACAGCAAAAATacccttggaaaaaaaaaaatgaaaaaaaaaaaaaaagattaactcTCTCATGctcattctaaaaaaaaaaaaaactacactcCTCTAAACCTTTAAATGACAAACTGGTAACTGTTCCAAAAGCATGAGTGTTTGCcatcaaaatatattttttgtaagTTCTGAGTTATGATCTACGTGCGGGTTAATTTTAAACACAGACTCTACATTGAATCCTAAGTGTAAGCCTAACCCACACCTTTACAGCTACAAACAAATGCCTGGACCTAAGCGGAAACCCCCATCCATCACTCTCTCGTCTCTCACCGTGGACAGACAGCTTCTCTGCTCCCGGATGACTGCACAACAGCCCAAAAAGCCTGTAACTACCACCAGGCTGCCAGCTAAGATGAGGGTGTATGCTGACACAGCAAAAGTGCTGGAGGCCAGTAGGCTCAAGTAGTCGCTCTTTGCCACCAGTGTCCAGACGCCCACACCCAGAACAGCAGCTCCTCCCATCTGGAGAAGAATTAAGAGAAGCAGAGAAAAAGTAACAGGATTAAAAAGACAtctgaataaaaacataaataaaaatgtttagtgCAGCACGAAGTGTCATACTACAGAGACAAAAAACGCACGAGATATGAAATGTAACTGAATTTAACTAAGTGTACCATGTCAGTTTATTATTAAAGAATAGCAAAACACAAGTACTGTAACATTCAAGCGAAACATTTTTCAGGGCAGGAAGTGATCAATTTAAAGTGAACTCAAAGCTTTTAGATGAGTcacttagaaaaagaaaaggaaatggaACAGAGGAAGAGGGCATAAAggaggcaagaaaaaaaaagaggaaacagaatgagaaacagagaaaagtgACCGTGCGTAACAACTAACAGGAGTGGTGAGACGTCTGCAATCAAGCCAGGGCATAATGACCACTTACTTAGAAACAATACAGAGTAACTGATCCAGGGTGGCTTCCTGATCTCTTTTTCTCATCTTGCAAGTTTCAAAGGAGGGCAAATAGGAAATGCCTGAGAGAGTCTTTCTTCATCCTCCCATCCCTTTCCTTTAGAAGGAAGGACCTCTTACTCACAACACCACATATCCAACCGAGGACCAACCAGTGGGAAATCACCCTTCTCTAACACTGTAAAGACATTTCTTCTAACAACTAAGTTCCactgaattacatttttttaagttgGCTATCACTTTTTCTGAAAGTAGTTCCCAATACTGTTCTCATATCTCTGTACTATCACTGCTCAAAATAAAATTACCGCCTTAGTATCTGCCAAGTAGTGAAGCTGCACTTTACATCCATGTCTATCCAGACTTAACCTTAAACATCTTACGTAACTTGAAATGTTGCCAGAAATGTTTTACCACAAAAATCTAATCAGTTCATTCTTGAGTCCAAGTGGAAATCTGTGCAAGGTTTGAAGAAAGCAGAAAGCTGAAAACACAATCACACCATCCTCAGCTGTAACTGACAAGGAGGAGGCAGAGTAAAATGGCATCAGGGTGTGGTTCACGCGATCGTGTGAGGGGATCACAGAGTAGCTATTTGCCGATATATCAGTACCGACGTTTGTAGCCGTCAATAGATGATAATTAAACaagaaaagcagagacaggaggAACAACCTTCACCCATGTTGAGTATGGATGCTACATAGTTTCACCATCAGAGTGTACTTGTCCACCAGACAGCGTAAATTAATAATCTAAGATTATGTCAATAAatcaagattatttttaaactgcattgGTATATTACCTTAGTAAGGACTCATAAATAACTGTACCTAACATGTGTGAGGGAAACCAGTTCATGTTTAccatttttgaaagaaaaaaaaatatcggCTGATatataaaagatttaaaaatctccaAATATCGTTATCGGTCCTAAATATCCTACATCAGAAAGGCTTGACACACTGCATTAgtaatatattcatatataataaataacatataaaaaaaatcaattgaaAAAGTCTCTGGCAAGTCAAATTTGGAGGGGAAGGGGAAACACTACGATATACTGCCAAATCTATATTTCATTCTACCCTCAATTAACCAAACAATCATGCTTTAACCGGCCATTAATCACATCAGCTGGATTATTTTCTGAGCACATGTCAAACATTACTTTATTCAATTTTGCTTTAACTAATGATATCTGTGTTTTTGATGACTGCCAATAACAGCGCCGTGAAAAACAGGGACAAATGAGAAATCCCTAGATGATGCACTCTCTTTTAAAAGTAATGTGCTAAgaaagtgaaaaacagaaatggcCAATGCCAGTTCATCCTCACAGAGTATGCACTGCTCCCCCGCCTATGATTAATTTGTGTAGGGGGTGGACAAAAATGCCCTCTTAGAAAAAAAGTGTTGCGAGATGGAGGACAGCCTTCAGAGGAAAATGATACTATTTTTCCTCAAGAGACTGGTTGTTAGGTGGCGACAGGGAATTTAATAGAGGCCTAAAGCTAAAGCTTgatcccttttctctttctaaCCTCTCCCACTTGCTGATCTGTCTCTCACTCCTCAAAATCTTCTTTTTTGACTCTGTAAGCCCGGAGACTCTGCACTGATGCTGTAAGAGAGCGGAGCTTTAGCAGCATAAAGTGTGGTGCCAGAGAGCAGGTTTAATACACTGTGTGGCCAGAATACACTGACAAGCCCTAAATAATCTATGACTCACTTTGAACTCAGTCCATAGCTTAGCCTAGGAAGACTGAAAACTTTCCTTAATCCTCTTCCTATTTCTATGTGGCTCTGTATGAGCAAtgtctctaaaaaaaaaagcagttttaaaggAACACAGACAGTTTTACAGAGTTGCTACTGATGTTGTCAATGACGATCCAATTCACCAGGAGGTTAAATGTAAAGCTCAGTTATTGTGGTGAGGTCTCTGTGAGTACACATTACTTGAAATGAGGATTACTAGCCACTTACCCAGAAGAGAAAGTTGAAAACAAAGAGCAGGTACTTGAGGCACACGGTCACCCAGTCGTTCTGGTCATCTTTATAACCCACCGACATCTTTTTGTCTTCAGTTGAATTCTATAAGTGCAGATTTGTTTGTtggaaacattacattttcCTGCAAAGTACTGCTAAAAAATGtatcacaataaaaaaaaaaatcttactaTAGTTTTCTTTAGATGTGTTTTTAGCATTTACATTCCTTCCTTTACCCAAAAATAGCTAAACAAGTATTGTTCACACATTTACACTTATCCAGCTGCACATAACTCCCATGTCCCAGACTTCTCACTGCACGACATATTACTAGTTGTTTAGTGATGCAGCATCCAAGGCCCCAATATGACATGCTTTTGTTATATCACAAACCACATCTTTGAATTATCACTAGGACATGTCCCTATGAATCATTAATTGAGCTTCTAGTCTTGGCCCTGTAAATAAAAGGCCGTGGGTGTGGAAAGCACTTAGACCTATACAATTGATCTAAATAGCATCCTTCAGCGGACAGAgcataaaagaaaatgttgcaGCTTTTCTGTCTGCCGGCTCAGGAATAATACACATAATACTGTAGGTGTAGATCTGAGAGGAAAAGTGATGAATAAATCATTTGTTGGGGATGAAAATGAATAAGGTAAACACGCAAGCTAGTAAGCTTGCTAAAGGGTCAGCTTGTCTACAAAGGAAGAAGGAAAACGAAAGGAAAAATTGTCTCTCCATGCATGAGATTTTCCACTTCATTCAGGCTTTGAGATATTCCATCTACCTTTACTCATAAACAATAAATGGGAATGGGGTTTCATCTGAAATATCTACAGCATTTTCTTCAGTTATCTTTTGATAATTTACCTTAATTGCCTTGTTTTTAGATTTTATCTGACATGTTGTGGAGCAACAATGCTCCAACAATGCTCTCTCTCTAAAGCATTTGTGACTAATATATGAAGAACAGAAAaagtaaacataaaaatgatgaaaaaaagcATAGGTGTGTCTATAAATAGCAGTGAatcaagttttattttgaagtttcaATAAGCAGTTACCttgcagattttgttttttaataattcatttaaatgtattaataaATTATTCTATAGACTATTTGCTTCTCAGCAGCATAACAAGAAAATTATATACGGCTGAGTTGCTGAGTCAATAACTATTATTGATCAACATAATGTATATGCTTCTGAAATGGGTCCATTGTATAGAAGGTGAGAGAAGGTTCCAGATCTGATAAGTAAACCCAGTGCAGAAGTGTTAACATTactattctttctttttatttagttttttcgGCCAGTAGGGGGCGACTGTGGCAGTATAAAGACAAGGTTTGTGGAAAATAAACCACTCTTTCAATGGCAATGGAGAATActgtataaatataaatttttaaaaagggaataaaaaataaataaataaaaaacaggttTCCATCAAATAAATCTTTTATGATAATTTACCCAGTCCCTGGTGTTCATCTGTACTAAGTATAGTCTGCAAGATCTCTGTTTACTGGGTGCGAAGCGTCCACATTTATATACCCTGGAGGAGGCTGTAAACTTTCTGTAAGTCCAGGAATCTCACTACTGACTGATGACAGTGATAGTGAGGTAAGTTATTGAGGTTATCCTTAACTTTTCCTTAAGGTTTGTCATCTTTTTTTCAGGAGACAAAGCTTCAAGTGAGAACAAAGAGCTGTAGGTGAGGGAGTAGAGAGCAGTGGTGGGAGAGTCggatgaagaagaggaggagtaaGAGGCAGATGATGTGGAGATGGCAGAGAGAGTGAGCAGGATGTATAAAACCCAAAGAGCAGACAAGGAGACAGGGTCGGGAACAGCACAGATGAGTGCCTTTGAACCACCATGTAGTCCAGCTTCTTCAGTCCGGCCCAGTGTGGTTCAGCCACAACCAGTATCTGTGGTCAGTGAGCTTCTTATTAATTTGATTGAGTAACTGATtttatttcctattttatttcacagtaaggaggtcctgggtttgaatccattGGCCGGCTGGGGCCAAACTGTGTCTAATGTTTACATGTTCTTCCCATGCAATTATGCATTCTCTCCCAATACTTTGCATTCCTCCCAGAGTCCAAAGTCATGCATGTTCTATATGTGTAAGCCCTGCCATAGATTTGCAACTAGCCCTAGGTTCAGCCTGCCAATTGCAatggaaaatgacaaaaattgaacagagtagagcagaggaaaaTCAAGCCAAGTAGGTGCTAGTGGAAAAGAGAATCTTGTGCAGTTCCATTGTAATGCAATCTGTAGTGGGGCACAGaacactacaaaaaaaaaaaaccaaaaacaaaacaaacaaaaacaccctgagGTTTACTTTTAACATAGTATTCCCCATGCCCCCCTTATCCTCTTGGTTCCCCTTATGAACCCAAATTTCAAAATATCCTTTAACCTCCCCTGTAAATACAGCCAAGTTTCCTTTCCGTGTTCGTGCCTACTGCAAACTattaaatgacaaataaaatttaaatgaaattaaacaatttgtctgattttagagcGTCTAAGCTGGCCGTTAACTCTTTCCTAACAAGGCCTTCCTGCTTCTAACAGTCTGTCCAGATGAATTAGGAGGAAACGAACACGGGTCccccttaaaaagaaaaagaaaaaagccaggTCTCGGACATTTTAGACTTTAACCTGCGCTGTTGTGCTCCAGCATCACAAGCTACGAATCAATACACAGACACTTAAGTCCTTTTCTGTGTAAGTCAAACTTTCCCCCCCCTCTTCTTCAAGATAGCTGTCCTGAAAATCCTGAAAATATAAATGTCCCACCTGCGTTGCCGATGGCAGGACAAAGTTTAAACACATTATCTCACAGTTGGACAGACAAACAGGCGTTTTCATCTTATATCTGACCACATACTCACCAGACCGACGTTTAAGGCTGGAAAAAGGACCTTGTTTATCTCCGTCTACTCAGAGTCTACGGCACCACTGCAGTGGGCGTTTTGTCCGGTCCAGTCAAGCTTGTTGCTTTCAGGGTGTCCGACAGTCTGTGCGGATGGTGCTTTTGCTTGCAGCTCGTATTTTCGAGTTTCAAGAAAATTCATTACATTGATTTGTAACAAATTGTAATAAAATGAACTCCATATATGTGCAGGTAGACACTAAAACTACAAAATGAATCAATACAAATAGCCTCCATGTTTCAAATACAACAATTATTACTTACAGTGTAGGTTACAGTGAGTTCCAACAATG
This window encodes:
- the tspan11 gene encoding tetraspanin-11 isoform X1 encodes the protein MSVGYKDDQNDWVTVCLKYLLFVFNFLFWMGGAAVLGVGVWTLVAKSDYLSLLASSTFAVSAYTLILAGSLVVVTGFLGCCAVIREQRSCLSTYFICLLFIFLIELVAGVLAYVYYQRLSEELKQHLNHTMTENYAQPGKEAVTFAVDNLQQDFKCCGSNNSHDWTVSKYLVSGQAEGRAVPDSCCKTITPHCGKRDHPSNIYKVEGGCITKLEKFLADHLLVIGAVGIGVACLQLVGALLTACFIYLLYKEEEEDFGAL
- the tspan11 gene encoding tetraspanin-11 isoform X2, producing the protein MSVGYKDDQNDWVTVCLKYLLFVFNFLFWMGGAAVLGVGVWTLVAKSDYLSLLASSTFAVSAYTLILAGSLVVVTGFLGCCAVIREQRSCLSTYFICLLFIFLIELVAGVLAYVYYQRLSEELKQHLNHTMTENYAQPGKEAVTFAVDNLQQDFKCCGSNNSHDWTVSKYLVSGQAEGRAVPDSCCKTITPHCGKRDHPSNIYKVEGGCITKLEKFLADHLLVIGAVGIGVACLQICGMVFTCCLYRRIKMDPY